The Cydia pomonella isolate Wapato2018A chromosome 9, ilCydPomo1, whole genome shotgun sequence sequence CAACGTCGCTCGCTCTAGCGACGTTGCCGGCCTTCTAGACACCGCTCTCGGCCCCCGCCAGCAGTCTCGCTAGAGCGCTATCCACTGTTCAACGTCATTATCGAACGCAATGGATTCCAATTCGGATTCCGGCGATACGTTCTTTAAACTGGAGCCAGATTCAGATAATGAGAGTTACACGAACTCGAAGGTGGAACCACGTTTGCAATGGAGTTCTGAGAACACTGTGAAGTTGATTGACACTATGGAAAGGGATTGTAAGGAGTTGTGGGACACAAGGCACCCTATGAATAAGGATAGAGCGGCGCGGCAGGCGAAGCTGCAGTACTTAGCGCTTATGTTCGGGACGACGGTCGAGGAGATAAGTAGGAAGATACACAACTTGAGGACGCAGTTTAACAACGAATTGCGGAAGATTAAGCGGCGGCAGTGCGGCGAGGAGCGCGGGGCGGCGGCGAGTGGGTGGGAGTACTTCGATGCCCTTTGCTTTTTGCGCTTGCCCCCCAACCCCCTCGATGTGGACGGAGTCAATCTAGCGGTATGTTTGTTGCTCTTTTGTTTTGACGGCGTATGAACTTTGAGTTTTAGCAAAGTTATTTCGAGCAAAGGTTAAATTAGCTATTATAACTTCAATTACTTGGTACCCCACAAAGATTATTGCTTGCCTAATACTGTTTGTTTTGATTTAAGTGCAGTAAAATCATAAATCTGAGaagttacatacatatgtaattaaGTGTAAAGTTACAAATGTAGATAACTAGACTGACTAGGTGCTATTTTACAAATAGG is a genomic window containing:
- the LOC133521237 gene encoding uncharacterized protein LOC133521237 — protein: MDSNSDSGDTFFKLEPDSDNESYTNSKVEPRLQWSSENTVKLIDTMERDCKELWDTRHPMNKDRAARQAKLQYLALMFGTTVEEISRKIHNLRTQFNNELRKIKRRQCGEERGAAASGWEYFDALCFLRLPPNPLDVDGVNLALAEFQAEEEMEFGAALRANSIKTSSPTEAPKPTRVAASAPPPLPPSANPLMWPEEPAPRLRPGMGADECQIFGDFVASELRTLRSDDARKKLKRIIQKAILQIGEEEDGNGP